The following are encoded together in the Strongyloides ratti genome assembly S_ratti_ED321, chromosome : 2 genome:
- a CDS encoding Leucine carboxyl methyltransferase 1, with amino-acid sequence MKNARLKNNTTHDLVSVTIMDNERDSGNSYLLSEIHTRRRQNSFTDDYSVQKTNDDATECKYVAVKKKYWDDPYISKFVSHQVDSNLIRRDPEILRGYWARVTGIRSLICNFIKKAGPTCQIINLGAGFDTNYWWLKKFTELKFASFVEFDFSSVTSKKIRFIRKPGNNTLTELFSEKITECQHNDLYAGDYKLCGADLRQHDEFMGKLEKAKLNKDAPTLIIAECVLVYMKPEKSEELIRSLSEYFKVISFINYEQVCLNDNFGQVMIHNLNQRGITLDGLSSCNSIQDQVDRFKKNGFNEVSIWKMNEVYSKYLPEQERKAIESLEMLDENELLVQLLEHYCIVYSSKCDSQFEGNFKSLSEITIS; translated from the exons atgaaaaatgcTCGGCTTAAAA ataatacTACTCAcgattt aGTATCTGTTACAATCATGGATAATGAGAGAGATTCTGGAAATTCTTACTTATTAAGTGAAATACATACTAGAAGAAGACAAAACTCTTTTACTGATGACTATAGTGTTCAAAAAACAAATGATGATGCTACTGAGTGCAAATATGTTGCAGTAAAA aaaaaatactGGGATGATCCATATATTAGTAAATTTGTATCTCATCAAGTTGATAGTAATCTTATAAGAAGAGATCCCGAAATTTTAAGAGGATATTGGGCTCGAGTAACTGGTATAAGATCAttaatttgtaattttatcaaGAAGGCTGGACCAACATgtcaaattattaatttggGTGCCGGATTTGATACAAATTATTGgtggttaaaaaaatttacagaATTAAAATTTGCTAGTTTTGTGGAATTTGACTTTAGTAGTGTTACATCAAAGAAAATTAGATTTATTAGAAAACCAGGAAATAATACTCTCACGGAATTGTTTAGTGAAAAGATTACTGAATGTCAACATAATGATTTATATGCCGGAGATTATAAATTATGTGGAGCAGACCTTCGTCAACATGATGAATTTATGGGCAAGTTAGAAAAAGccaaattaaataaagatgCTCCTACTCTTATTATTGCTGAATGTGTCCTGGTTTATATGAAACCAGAAAAGAGTGAAGAATTAATAAGGTCTCTTTCAGAATATTTCAAggttatatcatttataaactATGAACAAGTTTgcttaaatgataattttggtCAAGTTATGATCCATAATCTTAATCAACGTGGAATAACTTTAGATGGACTTTCATCCTGTAATAGTATTCAAGACCAAGTAGATAGATTTAAGAAAAATGGTTTCAATGAAGTTTCTATTTGGAAAATGAATGAAGTTTATAGTAAATATTTGCCTGAACAAGAAAGAAAGGCAATTGAAAGCCTGGAGATGCTTGATGAAAATGAGTTACTTGTACAGTTACTTGAACATTATTGCATTGTTTATTCTTCAAAATGTGACTCACAATTTGAAGGCAATTTTAAAAGCCTTAGTGAAATAACAATttcataa
- a CDS encoding ER membrane protein complex subunit 4 — protein MASKKDNQNSLNRWKLDFTSCKSNNKYTNPPGFNPRIIASQGGETLTTDNKEQQQHLLNKRSWDMALQPIKSIPMNLFMMYMTGNAISIIPLMMVGSMFWKNIQAIVTVNSTFKVLEEQMSGSIILNKLVYIIGNLLGILLAMYKCNSMGLLPNGTSDWLDFMEHPEPLQSSTWSGVILI, from the coding sequence ATGGCttctaaaaaagataatcAAAACTCTTTAAATCGTTGGAAACTCGATTTTACTTCATGTAAAAGTAACAACAAATACACAAATCCCCCAGGATTCAATCCTCGTATTATTGCATCTCAAGGTGGAGAAACACTTACTACAGATAATAAAGaacaacaacaacatttgttaaataaaagatcATGGGATATGGCACTTCAACCTATTAAATCTATTCCAATGAATCTTTTTATGATGTATATGACAGGAAATGCAATTTCAATAATTCCTTTAATGATGGTTGGATCAATGTTTTGGAAAAATATACAAGCAATAGTTACAGTTAACTCAACATTTAAAGTTTTGGAAGAACAGATGTCTggttcaataattttaaataaattggtATATATAATTGGAAACTTACTAGGAATTTTATTGGCAATGTATAAATGTAATAGTATGGGCCTTTTACCAAATGGTACATCAGATTGGTTGGACTTTATGGAACATCCAGAACCATTACAGTCTAGTACTTGGTCTGGAGTTATTCTGATCtaa
- a CDS encoding Glioma tumor suppressor candidate region gene 2 protein: MVKGRKKITKKLRQKKDNDIKKKYESLEDSQLFVEDTKRTSVKILESKELTKRKQAILERRKKLEAEALAKKNRNKNVNPIKKDEKLGKLISEKTEKLLKLGKKQQSSEQKKNSKKVEEYDLWDTQDDKVNDDNEYFKEIDERHKTATKTRKVKLPKTAKEVVNIMPAVEVVPSGASYRPDENEHNQYLQKILKEEIKFIKDSEKIKKSLSLKEGETYATQRDRYLEAASGLFDNDTEIKEEILSDDEEGKKNFSRSLPKYKTMKQRKRAAAQKLLELRGAEIKRKRKDENLIDKVPSISKKLSIEEKYLLRTIKLRKRKALLRKCTKTFAREDEKFKPEMDPFLLKDEIPDCMRRLNPQGNVLSSRMKSLEKRNIICGKEAKKKKIPTKLQYKFIEKRDHKRVGIGYKPI; this comes from the exons atggtCAAGGGAAGAAAAAAgattactaaaaaattaCGACAAAAGAAAGATAATGATATTA aaaaaaagtaTGAATCTTTGGAGGATTCTCAATTGTTTGTTGAAGATACCAAAAGAACTtcagtaaaaattttagaaagtAAAGAATTAACAAAAAGGAAACAAGCTATACTAGAacgaagaaaaaaattagagGCTGAAGCTttggcaaaaaaaaatagaaataaaaatgttaatccAATTAAGAAAGATGAGAAATTGGGAAAATTAATTTCTGAAAAAactgaaaaattattaaagttaGGAAAGAAACAACAATCATcagaacaaaaaaaaaattcaaaaaaggTTGAGGAATATGATTTATGGG atactCAAGATGACAAAGTAAATGAtgacaatgaatattttaaagaaatagaTGAAAGGCATAAAACGGCTACAAAAACAAGAAAAGTTAAATTGCCTAAGACAGCTAAAGAAGTTGTCAATATAATGCCTGCTGTTGAAGTTGTACCATCTGGAGCCTCTTACAGACCAGATGAGAATGAACATAATCAGTACCTACAAAAAATTCTTAAAGaggaaattaaatttataaaagatagtgaaaaaattaagaaaagtCTTAGTTTGAAAGAAGGAGAGACTTATGCCACACAAAGAGATAGATATTTAGAAGCTGCCAGTGgattatttgataatgatACAGAAATAAAGGAAGAAATTTTGTCTGATGATGAGGAGggaaagaaaaattttagtagAAGTTTACCAAAATACAAAACAATGAAACAACGTAAACGGGCAGCAGCTCAGAAACTTTTGGAACTTCGTGGTGCTGAAATAAAACGTAAACGTAAAGATGAAAACCTTATAGATAAAGTACCAAGTATTTCAAAGAAATTGTCTATTGAAGAAAAGTATCTTTTACGTACTATTAAATTACGTAAAAGAAAGGCATTATTAAGAAAGTGTACTAAGACATTTGCAAGAGAAGATGAAAAATTCAAACCAGAAATGGATCCATTCCTTTTGAAAGATGAGATACCTGATTGTATGAGACGATTAAATCCTCAAGGAAATGTATTAAGTAGTAGAATGAAAAGtttagaaaaaagaaatatcatTTGTGGTAAAGAAGCCAAAAAGAAGAAGATACCAACTAAATTACAGtacaaatttattgaaaaaagagATCACAAACGTGTTGGAATTGGTTATAAACCTATCTAG
- a CDS encoding F-box domain and Zinc finger, N-recognin domain and Carbohydrate-binding/sugar hydrolysis domain and Periplasmic copper-binding protein NosD, beta helix domain and Pectin lyase fold/virulence factor domain and Pectin lyase fold domain and Zinc finger, N-recognin, metazoa domain and Parallel beta-helix repeat-2-containing protein, producing the protein MEERMMIKEKNGYFKYMDIWQHVFITKSSRQPSNPDSPAPAGDDDSDYLLDMPLSEGADSLQRYTLRRRRCLQQKEEDACCTSTLAATADDIPSFKPSTKRFKPDSPGEARKSCIRSVSDYLYPPDDGTCYFDLLPEELTTKIFTYLYEKDLTTCTLVSRKFYKISNKPDIWKFLFQQVFEYTTPLYHPSPTKFEFREPHRWKDCQNPWKESFKQLKDAVHVRPSRGSLYESHAGRNMIHFDTIELAIRFLETTNTPERLILIHTGIYHPSPILINKAIQMIGAAPGKNVMKKVIIENSIATTISFIDGSINAYLGYMTIRFNPDRNSTQPQQLNYAIQIVDESTPTIDRCIIYSSSVVGAAVCVKKQTADPKMKHCSICDCENVGIFICDGARGTYEDCEIARNNLAGVWVKNHANPFFRRCHIHHGRDVGIFTFEYGMGFFEKCNIHGNRISGIEVKNHANPTVVRCEVHHGQTGGIYVHEKGRGQFMENRIYANAFAGIWITAGSDPTIRKNEIFTGQQGGVYIFSEGRGLIEQNNIYGNALAGIQIRTGSDPIVRLNKIHDGLHGGIYVHEKGKGLIEENEVYGNTLAGIWVTTGSSPILRKNRIHSGKQVGVYFYDNGHGLLEENDIFNHLYSGVQIRTGSNPKITRNKIWGGQNGGVLVYNGGLGVLEDNEIFDNAMAGVWIKTDSHPVLRRNKIYDGRDGGVCIFNKGRGLLEDNDIYRNAQAGVLISTESNPTLRRNRIFEGKAAGVEITNGASATLEHNHLFLNKFGGLCLATDVRPILRDNKVYENYNAVEKAVSKGHCLFKISSCTSFPMHDFYRCITCNTTDRNAICINCIKVCHKGHEVEFVRHDRFFCDCGAGTLDKQTCRLQTEIRDNDTVYDSATPTETETPSTLNNG; encoded by the exons ATGGAGGAAAGGATGATGATCAAAGAGAAAAAtggttattttaaatatatggaTATATGG caaCACGTTTTCATCACGAAATCGTCACGGCAACCCTCAAATCCGGACTCACCAGCTCCAGCTGGTGACGACGATTCGGATTATTTATTGGATATGCCTCTCAGTGAGGGAGCCGATTCTCTACAGCGGTACACTTTGAGAAGGAGGCGATGCCTTCAACAAAAAGAAGAAGATGCTTGTTGTACCTCTACATTAGCTGCAACAGCTGATGACATTCCTTCTTTTAAACCATCGACAAAACGTTTTAAACCAGATAGTCCTGGTGAAGCAAGAAAATCTTGTATTCGAAGTGTCTCAGATTACTTATATCCCCCTGACGATGGTACATGCTATTTTGATCTTCTACCGGAAGAATTAACAACTAAG atatttacatatttatatgaaaaagatTTAACAACATGTACCTTAGTATCacgaaaattttataaaatttcaaataaaccCGACATatggaaatttttatttcaacaaGTTTTTGAATATACAACACCTTTATATCATCCATCACCTACTAAATTTGAATTTCGTGAACCACATAGATGGAAAGATTGTCAAAATCCATGGAAAGAAagttttaaacaattaaaagaTGCTGTACATGTTAGACCTAGTAGAGGTTCATTATATGAATCTCATGCCGGTAGAAATATGATTCATTTTGATACTATAGAACTTGCTATTAGATTTTTAGAAACAACTAATACTCCAGAACGTCTCATCCTTATACATACGGGTATATATCATCCATCAccaattttaattaataaagcAATTCAAATGATTGGTGCTGCACCAGGAAAAAATGTAatgaaaaaagttattattgaaaattcaATAGCAACAACAATATCATTTATTGATGGAAGTATTAATGCTTATCTAGGTTATATGACTATACGTTTTAATCCAGATCGTAATAGTACACAACCACAACAATTAAATTATGCTATACAAATTGTTGATGAATCAACACCAACTATTGATAGatgtattatttattcttcATCAGTTGTTGGAGCTGCAGTTTGTGTTAAAAAACAGACAGCAGATCCAAAAATGAAACATTGTTCAATTTGTGATTGTGAAAATGTTGGAATATTTATATGTGATGGAGCACGAGGAACATATGAAGATTGTGAAATTGCACGTAATAATTTAGCCGGTGTATGGGTTAAAAATCATGCTAATCCATTCTTTAGAAGATGCCATATACATCATGGTAGAGATGTTGGTATTTTTACTTTTGAATATGGTATGggattttttgaaaaatgtaatatacATGGTAATCGTATAAGTGGTATAGAAGTTAAAAATCATGCTAATCCAACTGTAGTTCGTTGTGAAGTTCATCATGGTCAAACTGGTGGTATATATGTTCATGAAAAAGGACGTGGACAATTTATGGAAAATCGTATATATGCTAATGCTTTTGCAGGTATCTGGATAACAGCTGGTTCAGATCCtacaattagaaaaaatgaaatttttaccGGTCAACAAGGTggtgtttatatttttagtgaGGGAAGAGGTTTGATagaacaaaataatatttatggtAATGCTTTAGCTGGAATACAAATAAGAACAGGATCTGATCCAATTGTACGactaaataaaattcatGATGGTTTACATGGTGGTATATATGTTCATGAGAAAGGTAAAGGTCTTATTGAAGAAAATGAAGTATATGGTAATACATTAGCTGGAATTTGGGTAACAACTGGTTCTTCACCAATTCTAAGAAAAAATAGAATACATTCCGGTAAACAAGTTggtgtatatttttatgataatggACATGGATTATTAGaagaaaatgatatttttaatcatttatattCTGGTGTACAAATACGTACTGGATCAAATCCAAAAATaacaagaaataaaatatgggGAGGACAAAATGGTGGTGTTTTAGTGTACAATGGAGGACTGGGTGTATTAGAAGATAATGAGATATTTGATAATGCAATGGCCGGAGTATGGATAAAGACTGATTCTCATCCAGTATtaagaagaaataaaatttatgatgGTAGAGATGGTGGtgtatgtatttttaataaaggcCGTGGATTATTAGAagataatgatatatatagGAATGCACAAGCTGGTGTATTAATATCAACAGAATCTAATCCAACATTACGTCGTAATAGAATTTTTGAAGGTAAAGCAGCTGGTGTTGAAATCACAAATGGTGCTAGTGCTACACTTGAACATAATCATTTGtttcttaataaatttgGTGGTTTATGTCTTGCTACAGATGTTCGTCCAATATTAAGGGATAACAAAgtttatgaaaattataatgcTGTTGAAAAGGCTGTCAGTAAAGGacattgtttatttaaaattagttcATGTACCTCATTTCCAATGCATGATTTTTATAG atgtATAACATGTAATACAACAGATAGGAATGCAATTTGTATTAATTGCATAAAAGTATGTCATAAAGGGCATGAAGTAGAATTTGTCAGACACGACag atTTTTCTGTGACTGTGGTGCTGGTACATTAGATAAACAAACATGTAGACTCCAGACAGAAATTAGAGATAATGATACTGTTTATGATTCCGCTACCCCTACAGAGACAGAAACACCAAGTACCCTAAATAATGGATag
- a CDS encoding Cytosolic fatty-acid binding domain and Lipocalin/cytosolic fatty-acid binding domain and Calycin-like domain and Calycin domain-containing protein: protein MVDALAGKWNVSESTNFDEYLKASGIGFMTRKVAATVKPVLTITVNGNHITINSASTFKNHTTEFDLGVPYEEETIDGRRFNTTFTWEDGKLVQRQQVIKDGDKPSVITRYVKDDKLYIDMVCDGVTATRVYVKA, encoded by the coding sequence atgGTTGATGCTTTAGCTGGAAAGTGGAATGTTTCTGAATCTACCAATTTtgatgaatatttaaaagctTCTGGAATTGGTTTTATGACAAGAAAGGTTGCCGCAACTGTTAAGCCAGTTTTAACCATAACTGTCAATGGAAATCATATTACAATTAACTCTGCCTCAACATTCAAAAATCATACAACTGAATTTGATCTTGGAGTTCCATATGAAGAGGAGACAATTGATGGTAGACGTTTCAATACTACCTTCACATGGGAAGATGGAAAACTTGTCCAAAGACAACAAGTTATTAAAGATGGTGACAAACCTTCTGTTATTACAAGATATGTTAAGGATGATAAATTGTACATTGATATGGTTTGCGATGGTGTCACTGCTACCAGAGTCTATGTTAAAGcctaa
- a CDS encoding Cytosolic fatty-acid binding domain and Calycin-like domain and Calycin domain-containing protein yields MAEIFAGVWGNPTFVNFDAYLKEAGVNFVLRQLAKTVRDKTTITVNDVEEIQETIDGRKFLTMFTLKDGKLIETQKSIKSGLKESIITRYVEDNKLIVEFECNGVKAVNTYFRL; encoded by the exons atgGCAGAAATTTTTGCAGGAGTATGGGGAAATCCAACATTTGTCAATTTTGATGCTTATCTTAAAGAGGCAGGagtaaattttgttttgaGGCAACTTGCTAAAACTGTTAGAGATAAAACAACAATAACTGTTAATG ATGTTGAAGAAATTCAAGAAACTATTGATGGTAGAAAGTTTTTGACTATGTTTACATTAAAAGATGGAAAATTGATTGAAACTCAAAAATCAATTAAATCAGGATTAAAAGAATCAATTATAACTAGGTATGTTGAAGATAATAAATTGATTGTTGAATTTGAATGTAATGGAGTTAAAGCAGTTAATACATATTTCcgtctttaa
- a CDS encoding Cytosolic fatty-acid binding domain and Calycin-like domain and Calycin domain-containing protein: MVEEFNGRWIEPIFDNFDEYLKECGISFLLRKLAQKIRDILVIEVVGNKFTHLSLNSFKNHTITWTLGEETLVETIDGRKVYSTFTFENGILIERQRPVKEGDKISLITREIKDNKLIVTFNCNGVIATHIYKKE; the protein is encoded by the coding sequence ATGGTTGAAGAATTTAATGGACGATGGATAGAACCTATTTTTGATAACTTtgatgaatatttaaaagagtGTGGAATAAGTTTTTTGTTAAGAAAATTAGCACAAAAAATTAGGGATATTTTAGTTATTGAAGTTGTTGGTAATAAATTTACccatttatcattaaattctTTCAAAAATCATACTATAACATGGACATTAGGTGAAGAAACATTAGTAGAAACTATAGATGGAAGAAAAGTATACTCAACTTTTACTTTTGAAAATGGTATTCTTATAGAAAGACAACGTCCTGTTAAAGAAGGTGATAAAATTTCACTTATTACTAGAGAAATTAaggataataaattaattgtaaCTTTTAATTGTAATGGTGTTATAGCAACacatatttataagaaagaataa
- a CDS encoding Cytosolic fatty-acid binding domain and Calycin-like domain and Calycin domain-containing protein → MVEEFAGEWIDSVFENMDEYLKEVGIGFLIRKLAKTIKDKCIMKIEGDKVTLITESTFKNHTISWVMNEKTLINTIDGRKHYSIFTYENGKMIENQFPYNKGDKISTITRHIENGKLVITMECNGVKAIATYTRA, encoded by the coding sequence ATGGTTGAAGAATTTGCTGGAGAATGGATTGACTCAGTCTTTGAAAATATggatgaatatttaaaagaagttGGTATTGGATTcttaataagaaaattagctaaaacaataaaagataaatgtaTAATGAAAATTGAAGGAGACAAAGTTACCCTCATAACAGAATCAACCTTTAAAAATCATACTATATCATGGGTTATGAATGAAAAAACACTTATAAATACTATTGATGGAAGGAAAcattattctatttttacTTATGAAAATGGTAAAATGATTGAAAACCAATTTCCATATAATAAAGGAGATAAAATTTCAACCATAACTAGACATATTGAAAATGGTAAACTTGTAATAACAATGGAATGTAATGGTGTAAAAGCAATAGCAACATATACTAGAGCTTag
- a CDS encoding TIP41-like protein — protein MGDDFGRLISKMQKSKFTSTDNSKTMSYFLTSKKKNKSFKFNDTYFFSQTTDRILESSCYHITGQACNLCKYTNELELTHLPEIVFANNQLKIESKNGKYINFNTFDAIKMIDNSKYPDFKVSMSEAWVSTRQQYKNLNTSGKPFDWSYTTFYKGTLSDDVSVIETTEEIDIEKLKQRDPILEYDSFILYEDELHDNGLSKLEIKYRIMEERFLVLQRFFLRVDRVIVRVIDTRIYHDIKNPYILREWTYREQNVRDMSEECLENIKNEDYLSVNLPLIERKMEQILL, from the exons ATGGGTGATGATTTTGGTCGTTTAATCTCAAAAATGCAAAAGTCTAAGTTTACTTCTACTGATAATTCAAAAACAATGTCTTATTTCCTAACTAGTAAGAAGAAAAAc aaatcttttaaatttaatgatacaTACTTTTTTTCACAAACTACAGACAGAATTTTGGAATCATCCTGTTATCATATAACAGGACAAGCATGtaatttatgtaaatatacAAATGAATTAGAATTAACACATCTTCCTGAAATTGTTTTTGCTAACAATCAACTAAAAATTGAATCTAAAAAtggaaaatatattaattttaatacttttgatgctataaaaatgattgatAATTCAAAATATCCTGATTTTAAAGTCAGTATGTCTGAAGCTTGGGTTTCAACTAGAcaacaatataaaaacttaAACACTTCTGGTAAACCTTTTGATTGGAGTTACACAACATTTTACAAAGGAACTCTTAGTGATGATGTTTCTGTTATAGAAACAACAGAAGAGattgatattgaaaaattaaaacaacgTGATCCAATTCTTGAGTAtgattcttttattttgtatGAAGATGAGTTACATGATAACGGATTAAGTAAACTTGAAATAAAGTATAGAATAATGGAAGAGCGATTTCTAGTTCTTCAAAGATTTTTTCTTCGGGTTGATCGAGTAATTGTTCGTGTTATAGATACAAGAATTTATCATGATATCAAAAATCCATATATTTTGAGAGAATGGACATACCGAGAACAGAATGTTCGTGATATGTCTGAAGAATGCCTTGAGAATATCAAAAATGAAGATTATTTATCTGTTAATTTACCTTTAATTGAAAGAAAAATGGAGCagatattattgtaa